The following are encoded in a window of Flavobacterium cupriresistens genomic DNA:
- the argS gene encoding arginine--tRNA ligase, giving the protein MSLSQILTPSIQKAIQALFDVTIEKIEFQTTRKEFEGDITMVIFPLLKVIKSNPGELGSKIGNYLVENVAEVARFNVVSGFLNIVIADRYYLDFFNGIKDNTKFGYVTPNPEEKAIMVEYSSPNTNKPLHLGHVRNNLLGYSVAEIIKASGKKVYKTQIINDRGIHICKSMLAWEKFGNGETPETSDLKGDKLVGKYYVEFDKAYKAEIAQLIETGKTEEEAKKQAAIIIEAQDMLKKWEAGDEKVITLWKMMNQWVYDGFATTYSNLGVNFDRYYYESNTYLLGKDVVQVGLDKGVFEKDPDGSVWIDLTDEGLDRKIVLRSDGTAVYMTQDIGTAIQRVKDMPDVGGMVYTVGNEQDYHFKVLFLILKKLGFDWASSLYHLSYGMVDLPSGKMKSREGTVVDADDLMQDMTDTAKQISEDLGKLDSYSDTEKAKLYKTIGLGALKYYILKVDPKKRILFNPEESVDFAGNTGPFIQYTYARIQSIIRKADFDYNVALDGVEVLHEKEKELVKQIELFPEVIQNAAQNHSPALIANYTYDLVKEYNSFYQSVHILGEVDLTKKIFRVQLSQKVAEVIKSAFTLLGIEVPERM; this is encoded by the coding sequence ATGTCATTATCACAAATTCTTACCCCTTCTATACAAAAAGCAATACAGGCATTATTTGATGTTACTATTGAAAAAATCGAGTTTCAGACTACCAGAAAAGAGTTTGAAGGCGATATTACAATGGTTATTTTTCCTTTGTTGAAAGTGATTAAAAGTAATCCTGGCGAGTTGGGTTCTAAAATTGGAAATTACCTGGTTGAAAATGTTGCTGAAGTAGCACGATTTAATGTGGTTTCCGGTTTCCTGAATATTGTAATTGCAGATCGTTATTATTTAGATTTCTTTAATGGAATAAAAGACAATACAAAATTTGGTTATGTAACACCAAATCCGGAAGAGAAGGCGATTATGGTGGAATATTCTTCGCCAAATACCAACAAACCATTACACTTAGGACATGTACGTAATAATTTGTTGGGGTATTCTGTAGCTGAAATTATTAAGGCTTCAGGCAAAAAAGTATATAAAACGCAGATCATCAACGATCGTGGGATTCATATTTGTAAATCGATGTTGGCTTGGGAGAAATTCGGAAACGGAGAAACCCCGGAAACTTCAGACTTAAAAGGAGATAAACTGGTTGGTAAATATTATGTTGAGTTTGATAAAGCGTACAAAGCTGAAATTGCTCAATTAATAGAAACCGGTAAAACAGAAGAGGAAGCCAAAAAACAAGCTGCGATTATTATCGAAGCTCAGGATATGCTCAAAAAATGGGAAGCTGGTGATGAAAAAGTGATCACACTTTGGAAAATGATGAACCAATGGGTATATGACGGTTTTGCTACTACTTATAGCAATCTCGGAGTAAATTTTGATCGTTATTATTATGAAAGCAACACCTATTTATTAGGGAAAGATGTAGTTCAGGTTGGATTGGATAAAGGTGTTTTTGAAAAAGATCCTGATGGTTCGGTTTGGATTGATTTGACTGACGAAGGTTTAGATCGTAAAATTGTACTTCGTTCAGACGGAACTGCTGTTTATATGACACAGGATATTGGAACTGCTATTCAACGTGTAAAAGACATGCCAGATGTGGGCGGAATGGTTTACACCGTTGGTAATGAGCAGGATTATCACTTTAAAGTACTATTCTTAATCCTCAAGAAATTAGGTTTTGACTGGGCTTCAAGTTTATATCATTTATCATATGGAATGGTTGATTTGCCTTCGGGAAAAATGAAAAGCCGTGAAGGAACTGTAGTAGATGCAGATGATTTGATGCAGGATATGACCGATACAGCCAAACAAATTTCTGAAGATTTAGGAAAATTGGATAGTTATTCTGATACGGAAAAAGCGAAATTGTACAAAACAATTGGTCTTGGAGCACTTAAATATTACATTTTAAAAGTAGATCCTAAAAAACGTATTCTGTTTAATCCCGAAGAATCAGTTGATTTTGCCGGAAACACAGGGCCGTTTATACAATATACGTATGCGAGAATCCAATCGATTATTCGCAAAGCAGATTTTGACTATAATGTAGCGCTGGATGGAGTTGAAGTGCTTCACGAAAAAGAAAAAGAATTGGTAAAACAAATCGAACTTTTTCCGGAAGTAATTCAAAACGCAGCTCAAAATCACAGCCCGGCCTTGATTGCTAATTATACTTATGATTTAGTAAAAGAATACAATTCGTTCTACCAATCCGTACATATTTTAGGAGAAGTGGATCTGACAAAAAAAATATTCAGAGTGCAACTTTCTCAAAAAGTGGCAGAAGTTATAAAATCGGCTTTTACTTTATTAGGAATAGAAGTTCCGGAGAGAATGTAA
- a CDS encoding TonB-dependent receptor domain-containing protein, translating to MKLKFLLFALLGVMATAQAQNSGTVSGKITEKSNNAPISYATVSIKENGKVVSGVNTDDNGDFTIKNLALKNYTIEIQYIGFRKYIGSILLNENKKEAIVKVALEEEATQLKGVNIVSERSTIEQKIDRKVVTVGKDLTTAGASASDIMNNIPSVNVDQDGKLSLRGNDNVRVLIDGRPSNIDPAQLLKQIPSTSIKKIELITNPSAKYNPEGMSGIINIILHKNTNVGFNGSYSGGITFGETAKYNQSLDLNYKTGKVNLFGNVGQNFGTYFNDGFIKRFDQDVVQNIDVKNDNDSYLYKIGMDYLIDDHNTLSFYTNQNKSNGKGFVNTDIDYNNGDPDIKNIYQTSKYSGPEKTGTYNLAYKHIFKKEGHTLDFEGNYSDSKESQNAYFDTKTTAPNNTAKNLIYNDLIKGDRKLSTLNIDYVNPLNEKTTLEAGAEARITRTGNDYTRTGVTFSDQNVNSNYTYDTDIYSAYVTFGQKYKKFSYQLGARFESYKVAANLNRGQQKFDDDYITLYPSAYLTYNLNEKNTLQLSYSRRVDRPSLEQTKPLREFSTPLVTSLGNPELRPQFTNSVEANYTKTLEKGSFTAGVYVRSINDQISRVLYPDNVDNESGNKVILSYANFDRNTAYGFEASFNYKIAKWWDISPSIDFSSIKQQGYVSLFDPVTKESDQVERKITVSAFNARMNSNFKVNKRLSFLLFGFYKGPSDGLQNNSHEMYKIDMGSRYTLLNNKMNISVRFNDVFNTMKYAFDSQYPYPHAGQFTWESQTVYLGLTYNFGGAKIKNLQRKQREDNTSQGGGGMF from the coding sequence ATGAAATTAAAATTTTTACTGTTCGCATTACTGGGTGTAATGGCAACAGCACAAGCTCAGAATTCCGGGACGGTCTCAGGAAAAATTACCGAAAAGTCGAACAATGCTCCCATTTCATATGCTACTGTTTCAATTAAAGAAAATGGAAAAGTAGTTTCCGGAGTAAACACAGACGACAATGGTGATTTTACTATTAAAAATTTAGCCTTAAAAAACTATACCATCGAAATTCAATACATTGGATTTAGAAAATACATCGGTTCTATTCTTTTAAATGAAAACAAAAAAGAAGCTATTGTTAAAGTCGCTCTTGAAGAAGAAGCTACACAACTTAAAGGCGTAAATATTGTGAGCGAGCGTTCTACAATTGAACAAAAAATTGACCGTAAAGTTGTTACTGTCGGAAAAGACCTTACCACTGCCGGAGCATCAGCGTCTGACATTATGAACAATATTCCATCTGTAAACGTAGATCAGGACGGAAAACTTTCGCTTCGCGGAAATGATAATGTACGTGTATTAATTGACGGAAGACCAAGTAACATTGACCCGGCTCAGTTATTAAAACAAATTCCATCAACCTCAATCAAAAAAATTGAGTTGATTACCAATCCAAGTGCCAAATACAATCCGGAAGGAATGTCAGGAATCATCAACATTATTTTGCATAAAAACACCAATGTTGGTTTCAACGGAAGTTATAGTGGTGGTATTACTTTTGGAGAAACGGCCAAGTACAATCAGTCTTTGGATTTGAATTATAAAACCGGGAAAGTAAACCTTTTTGGAAACGTTGGTCAAAACTTCGGAACTTACTTTAACGATGGTTTCATCAAAAGATTTGATCAGGACGTTGTTCAGAATATCGATGTTAAAAATGATAATGATTCTTATCTGTATAAAATCGGAATGGATTATTTGATTGATGACCATAATACGTTGTCTTTTTATACCAATCAAAACAAATCGAACGGAAAAGGTTTTGTAAACACCGATATTGATTATAATAATGGTGATCCGGACATCAAAAACATTTACCAAACTTCTAAATATTCAGGACCTGAAAAAACAGGAACTTATAATTTAGCCTACAAACACATCTTCAAAAAAGAAGGACACACATTGGATTTTGAAGGAAACTATAGCGATAGTAAAGAATCTCAGAATGCGTATTTTGATACTAAAACTACAGCTCCAAACAATACTGCAAAAAATCTAATTTACAATGACTTGATCAAAGGAGATCGTAAATTAAGTACGCTAAACATAGATTATGTTAATCCGTTGAACGAAAAAACAACTCTTGAGGCCGGTGCTGAAGCCAGAATCACCAGAACAGGAAATGATTACACCAGAACAGGCGTAACATTTTCTGATCAGAATGTAAACTCAAATTATACTTACGATACAGATATTTATTCTGCTTACGTAACTTTTGGTCAGAAATACAAAAAATTCAGCTACCAATTGGGTGCTCGTTTTGAAAGCTATAAAGTAGCGGCTAATTTAAATCGTGGTCAACAAAAATTTGATGATGACTATATCACTTTATATCCATCAGCTTATTTGACCTATAACCTAAACGAAAAAAATACATTGCAATTAAGCTATAGCCGTCGTGTAGACCGTCCAAGTTTAGAGCAGACAAAACCTCTTCGTGAGTTTTCTACTCCATTAGTAACTTCGTTAGGAAACCCTGAATTAAGACCTCAGTTTACAAACTCAGTAGAAGCAAATTATACTAAAACTTTAGAAAAAGGAAGTTTCACAGCGGGAGTTTATGTGAGAAGTATCAATGATCAAATCAGTAGAGTTTTGTATCCTGACAATGTCGATAATGAGAGCGGTAATAAGGTAATCTTGTCTTATGCTAACTTTGATCGCAACACTGCTTATGGATTTGAAGCTTCCTTCAATTATAAAATCGCAAAATGGTGGGATATTTCTCCTTCTATTGATTTCTCAAGTATCAAACAACAAGGATATGTTTCTTTGTTCGATCCTGTAACAAAGGAAAGCGATCAAGTTGAAAGAAAAATTACAGTTTCTGCTTTCAACGCCCGTATGAATTCAAACTTTAAAGTAAACAAACGTTTGAGCTTCTTATTGTTCGGATTCTACAAAGGCCCATCTGACGGTCTTCAAAATAACAGTCACGAAATGTACAAAATCGACATGGGTTCACGTTATACCTTATTGAACAACAAAATGAACATAAGTGTTCGTTTTAATGATGTTTTCAATACGATGAAATATGCTTTTGATTCACAATATCCTTATCCACACGCAGGACAATTTACCTGGGAAAGCCAAACGGTTTATTTAGGTTTAACCTACAACTTTGGAGGAGCAAAAATCAAAAACTTGCAACGTAAACAAAGAGAAGACAACACTAGTCAAGGTGGTGGCGGAATGTTTTAG
- a CDS encoding copper homeostasis protein CutC — protein MKKKQLEIACFNYESALIAQENGADRIELCENMQLGGTTPNYILGAKVREKLSIKMHVIIRPRGGDFVYSDEEIIVMKQDIKQFKKLGVDGFVFGILNEDGSVNKSVNEELVALAAPYFCTFHRAFDVVADVEQALEDVIDCGFNAILTSGQGTNVLEGIAVLEKIQKLAGDRIVIMPGGGLRSSNIQLLLEKLEPTFFHTSAITNNTETADPLEIKKIQAYF, from the coding sequence ATGAAAAAAAAACAACTCGAAATAGCCTGTTTCAATTACGAATCGGCTTTGATTGCTCAGGAAAACGGAGCAGACCGAATCGAATTATGCGAGAACATGCAACTCGGAGGGACAACGCCAAATTATATTTTAGGAGCCAAAGTCCGCGAGAAATTGTCAATCAAAATGCATGTGATTATCAGACCCCGTGGAGGGGACTTTGTTTATTCCGATGAAGAAATTATCGTAATGAAACAAGACATCAAACAATTCAAAAAACTGGGAGTGGATGGTTTTGTTTTTGGAATTCTAAACGAAGATGGAAGCGTAAATAAAAGCGTAAATGAAGAATTGGTTGCTTTGGCGGCTCCCTATTTCTGTACGTTTCACCGGGCTTTTGATGTGGTGGCTGATGTAGAGCAAGCTCTTGAAGACGTCATTGATTGTGGTTTTAACGCCATTCTGACTTCCGGACAAGGAACAAATGTTTTGGAAGGGATTGCAGTTTTAGAGAAAATTCAGAAATTGGCAGGGGATCGAATTGTGATTATGCCGGGTGGAGGTTTGCGATCCTCGAATATTCAGTTGTTACTGGAGAAACTGGAACCAACATTTTTTCATACTTCTGCGATTACAAATAATACAGAAACGGCAGATCCTTTGGAGATAAAAAAAATACAGGCTTATTTTTAA
- a CDS encoding GIY-YIG nuclease family protein — translation MKFYYVYILKCSDDSYYTGITNNMDRRLKEHKSGLHKESYTYNKRPLKLVFCTDFNDVNQAISFEKQVKGWSRKKKEAIINDKWEDLKKLSECLNLTSHKNFIKKDV, via the coding sequence ATGAAATTTTATTATGTTTATATCTTAAAATGTTCTGATGATAGTTACTATACCGGAATAACAAATAATATGGATCGAAGACTCAAGGAACATAAGTCCGGTTTGCATAAAGAAAGTTATACGTATAATAAAAGACCATTGAAATTAGTGTTCTGTACTGATTTTAATGATGTCAATCAAGCAATCTCTTTTGAAAAACAAGTGAAAGGATGGAGCAGAAAAAAGAAAGAAGCTATAATAAATGATAAATGGGAGGACTTAAAAAAACTTTCAGAATGTTTAAATTTAACGAGTCATAAAAATTTTATTAAAAAAGATGTTTAG
- a CDS encoding 3-oxoacyl-ACP synthase III family protein: MYHSKIAGLGYYVPSNVVTNDDLSKIIDTNDEWIQERTGIQERRHIIRGEDTTTSMGVKAAKIAIERSGIAKEDIDFVVFATLSPDYYFPGPGVLVQRDLGLRTVGALDVRNQCSGFIYGISVADQYIKTGMYKNILVIGSEVHSTGLDMTSRGRGVSVIFGDGAGAAVLSREEDLTKGILSTHLHSEGQHAEELALQAPGMGARWVTDIIADNDPNDESYYPYMNGQFVFKNAVVRFAEVINEGLEANGLQVSDINMLIPHQANLRISQFIQNKFKLSDDQVYNNIQKYGNTTAASIPIALTEAWEQGKIKTGDTVVLAAFGSGFTWGSAIIKW; encoded by the coding sequence ATGTATCATTCAAAAATAGCGGGCTTAGGATATTATGTTCCTTCTAATGTTGTGACTAACGATGATTTGTCTAAAATTATTGATACCAATGACGAATGGATTCAGGAAAGAACTGGAATTCAAGAACGCCGACATATTATTCGTGGAGAGGATACCACAACCTCTATGGGGGTAAAAGCAGCTAAAATTGCTATAGAACGTTCCGGCATAGCCAAAGAAGATATTGATTTTGTGGTTTTTGCTACCTTAAGTCCGGATTACTATTTTCCAGGACCAGGAGTTTTGGTACAACGTGATTTGGGATTAAGAACGGTTGGAGCTTTAGACGTTAGAAATCAATGCTCGGGTTTTATCTACGGAATCTCGGTTGCAGACCAATACATCAAAACGGGAATGTATAAAAACATTTTAGTAATTGGTTCTGAAGTACATTCAACAGGATTGGATATGACAAGCCGCGGACGTGGTGTTTCAGTTATTTTTGGAGATGGAGCAGGAGCGGCTGTTTTAAGTCGTGAAGAAGATTTGACAAAAGGAATATTATCAACACACCTACACTCAGAAGGACAACACGCCGAAGAGTTAGCGCTACAAGCACCGGGAATGGGAGCACGTTGGGTAACCGATATTATAGCAGATAATGACCCAAATGATGAGAGTTATTATCCTTATATGAATGGACAGTTTGTATTTAAAAACGCAGTAGTTCGTTTTGCTGAAGTAATCAACGAAGGTTTAGAAGCAAATGGTCTACAGGTTTCGGATATTAATATGTTGATTCCGCATCAGGCTAATTTGAGGATTTCACAGTTTATTCAAAACAAATTCAAATTGTCAGACGATCAGGTGTATAACAATATTCAGAAATATGGTAATACAACCGCAGCATCGATTCCGATTGCTTTAACCGAAGCATGGGAACAAGGAAAAATAAAAACAGGAGATACAGTTGTTTTAGCAGCTTTCGGAAGTGGATTCACTTGGGGAAGTGCTATTATTAAATGGTAA
- a CDS encoding alpha/beta hydrolase family protein has translation MKLKVTLFLFLTLGFSAIAQENLTYQKPSKSILDLADYERAPSVSMDTKKEYMLLSYRNTYKTLDDLNQDELRLAGIRINPVTNISSTVTYINNLKVRKINGTEEVQVAGLPANPRISNILWSPNDKKILFSHTTSTGVELWVLDVATAKATKLTEANVNANLGNPFSWLLDNETILVKMLPKNRQPLLDSKKDLPTGPIVSNTSGEKSQNRTYPDMLKNKNDEANFENIITSELYKVNINGTATLFKEAAMFAGERISPDGNYIMLTTIQKPFSYVVPLFRFPSKTVVYDSRGKEIKVVNEVPLNEIIPKGFMAVQKGKREMTWRNDKPATLVYVSALDEGNPANKVDFRDEVFLWDAPFTNEATTLVKTPQRFGGITWGNDAIAILSDSWYDTRNVKTYLINPSTPSQQPKVLNDRNYQDVYSDPGSFETRKNEYNKNVLAIENNNAYLIGDGFTKDGQFPFIDEFNFKTLKSKRLYTSSYKDKKEDLIEIEDFKTGKVLVMIQSKSDYPNYYFRNIKKQNSLTPITSFKNPFESIKNVSKEVIKYKRKDGVELSGTLYLPVGYDKAKKEKMPLLIWAYPAEYKDRNSAGQSTQNPNEFTFPSYGSFVYWVTKGYVVLDDASFPIIGEGTTEPNDNFITQLVDNAEAAINAVDALGYINRKKVAVGGHSYGAFMTANLLTHSNLFACGIARSGAYNRTLTPFGFQSEQRNYWEVPEVYNTMSPFMNADKMKTPLLLVHGEADNNPGTFTLQTERYFQALKGLGAPARMVILPKESHGYAAKENILHLLWEQDQFLEKNLKN, from the coding sequence ATGAAATTAAAGGTTACTCTCTTTTTATTTTTAACCTTAGGTTTTTCTGCGATTGCGCAAGAAAATTTAACCTATCAAAAGCCTTCCAAATCCATCCTGGATTTAGCCGATTACGAAAGAGCTCCTTCGGTATCAATGGATACTAAAAAAGAATACATGCTGCTTTCTTACAGAAACACTTACAAAACATTAGATGATTTAAACCAAGACGAACTTCGTTTGGCTGGTATAAGGATAAATCCTGTAACTAACATCTCAAGTACCGTAACCTACATCAACAACTTAAAAGTACGAAAAATAAACGGTACAGAAGAAGTACAAGTTGCCGGATTACCTGCTAATCCAAGAATCAGTAACATCCTTTGGTCACCAAATGACAAAAAAATCCTGTTCTCTCATACTACAAGTACTGGGGTTGAACTTTGGGTTTTGGACGTTGCTACTGCAAAAGCTACAAAACTTACCGAAGCAAATGTAAATGCAAATCTTGGTAATCCGTTTAGCTGGCTTTTAGACAATGAAACGATCTTAGTAAAGATGCTTCCTAAAAACAGACAGCCATTACTGGATTCTAAAAAAGACTTACCAACCGGTCCTATTGTTTCTAACACTTCAGGAGAGAAATCTCAAAACAGAACGTATCCTGATATGTTGAAAAACAAAAATGATGAAGCTAATTTTGAAAACATCATCACTTCAGAATTATATAAAGTAAACATTAATGGAACTGCTACTTTATTTAAAGAAGCTGCCATGTTTGCCGGAGAAAGAATTTCACCTGATGGAAATTACATCATGCTGACTACAATTCAAAAACCATTTTCTTATGTTGTACCATTGTTCAGATTCCCATCTAAAACAGTAGTTTATGACAGCAGAGGAAAAGAAATCAAAGTTGTAAATGAGGTTCCTTTAAACGAAATTATCCCAAAAGGATTTATGGCGGTACAAAAAGGAAAAAGAGAAATGACCTGGAGAAATGACAAACCGGCGACTTTAGTATATGTTTCTGCTCTTGACGAAGGTAATCCTGCTAACAAAGTAGATTTCAGAGATGAAGTTTTTCTTTGGGATGCACCCTTTACAAACGAAGCTACTACATTGGTAAAAACACCTCAACGTTTTGGAGGTATTACTTGGGGGAACGATGCGATTGCAATTCTTTCTGATTCATGGTACGACACTCGTAATGTAAAAACCTATTTAATAAACCCATCAACTCCAAGCCAACAGCCAAAAGTACTTAATGACAGAAACTATCAGGATGTTTACTCAGACCCAGGTTCATTTGAAACCAGAAAAAATGAGTACAACAAAAATGTTTTAGCCATTGAGAACAACAATGCTTACCTGATCGGTGACGGTTTTACAAAAGACGGTCAGTTTCCTTTTATTGATGAGTTCAATTTTAAAACGCTAAAAAGCAAACGTCTTTACACTTCATCTTACAAAGACAAAAAAGAAGATTTAATTGAGATCGAAGATTTTAAAACCGGAAAAGTTTTAGTAATGATCCAATCAAAAAGTGATTACCCAAATTATTACTTCAGAAATATTAAAAAACAAAACAGCCTGACACCAATTACTTCTTTCAAAAATCCTTTTGAAAGCATTAAAAATGTTAGCAAAGAAGTAATTAAATACAAACGTAAAGATGGTGTAGAGCTTTCAGGAACTTTATACTTACCTGTTGGTTACGATAAAGCTAAAAAAGAAAAGATGCCTTTATTAATCTGGGCATACCCGGCTGAATATAAAGACAGAAACAGTGCAGGACAATCTACTCAGAATCCAAATGAGTTTACTTTTCCTTCTTACGGATCATTTGTATACTGGGTTACTAAAGGTTATGTTGTGTTAGATGATGCTTCTTTCCCTATTATTGGTGAAGGAACTACAGAACCTAATGACAATTTTATTACACAGTTAGTTGATAATGCAGAAGCTGCAATTAACGCTGTAGATGCATTAGGATATATCAACAGAAAGAAAGTAGCAGTTGGAGGGCATTCTTACGGTGCTTTTATGACAGCTAACCTATTAACACACTCTAATCTTTTTGCTTGTGGAATCGCTCGTAGTGGTGCTTACAACAGAACTTTAACTCCATTTGGATTTCAATCTGAGCAACGTAATTACTGGGAAGTTCCGGAAGTGTACAACACAATGTCTCCTTTTATGAATGCTGACAAAATGAAAACACCTCTTTTGTTAGTTCACGGTGAGGCAGACAACAACCCTGGAACTTTTACCTTACAGACAGAGCGTTATTTCCAAGCCTTAAAAGGTTTAGGAGCTCCTGCAAGAATGGTAATTTTACCTAAAGAATCTCACGGATATGCTGCCAAAGAAAACATCTTACACTTACTTTGGGAACAAGATCAGTTTTTAGAAAAAAACCTAAAAAACTAA
- a CDS encoding ABC transporter ATP-binding protein: MLDIKNISFSYTDTPVIKNVTFSIEKGQNIAIIGESGCGKSTLLKLMYGLYNLDEGEMFYNEKPILGPKYNLIPGMPFMKYLAQDFDLSPYETVAENVGKFLSNGFANMKKLRVQELLEMVEMDQFANVKAKFLSGGQQQRVALVRVLALEPEVILLDEPFSQIDAFRKNALRRNLFRYLKQKGITCIIATHDSTDALSFADEAIVMRNGEVIVKDNPTTIYEDPQTRYVASLFGEVNEVPTHLLVPYEDEAHKTLVYPHQFKMVTESDLPVKIRRTYFRGNHYLIESVYKRQLVFFESEIDLPLEENVFLSLNYL; this comes from the coding sequence ATGCTTGACATAAAAAATATCTCCTTTTCCTATACGGATACACCGGTTATTAAAAACGTGACTTTTTCAATAGAAAAAGGGCAAAATATTGCGATCATAGGAGAAAGTGGTTGTGGAAAAAGTACACTGCTTAAATTGATGTACGGATTGTATAATCTGGATGAAGGGGAAATGTTTTATAATGAAAAACCTATCTTAGGGCCTAAATACAATCTGATTCCCGGTATGCCTTTTATGAAGTATCTGGCACAGGATTTTGATCTGTCTCCATATGAAACGGTAGCAGAAAACGTTGGAAAGTTTCTTTCGAATGGTTTTGCCAACATGAAAAAATTACGCGTTCAGGAATTGCTGGAAATGGTAGAGATGGATCAGTTTGCTAACGTGAAGGCTAAATTTTTAAGTGGGGGACAACAACAAAGAGTTGCTTTGGTACGGGTTTTGGCCTTAGAACCGGAAGTAATTTTGCTTGATGAACCGTTTAGTCAAATCGATGCATTTCGAAAAAATGCTTTGCGACGCAATTTGTTCCGATATTTAAAACAAAAAGGAATTACCTGTATTATAGCAACGCATGACAGTACAGACGCTTTGTCGTTTGCAGACGAGGCTATTGTAATGCGAAATGGCGAAGTGATCGTAAAAGATAATCCGACAACAATTTACGAGGATCCACAAACTAGATATGTGGCCTCTCTTTTTGGAGAAGTAAACGAGGTACCGACACATTTGTTAGTTCCATACGAAGACGAAGCGCATAAAACGCTGGTATATCCACACCAGTTTAAAATGGTAACGGAGTCTGATTTACCGGTAAAAATCAGAAGAACTTATTTTAGAGGGAATCACTATTTGATTGAATCGGTTTATAAAAGACAATTGGTTTTCTTTGAGAGTGAAATTGATCTGCCGCTTGAAGAAAATGTTTTCCTGAGTTTGAATTATTTGTAG
- a CDS encoding OmpA family protein: protein MRKITVFGLSSLLVLTSFFTSCDSVKNANNTQKGAGIGVVAGGIIGGILGNNLGRGGNAALGAAIGAAVGGGTGALIGNKMDKQAREIDQALPGADVERVGEGIHLTLNENAVRFDTNKSTLTAQAKANLDKLVPVFNEYGDTNIEIFGYTDSTGKPEYNLTLSGQRAASVRTYLVSKGIKSTRFKTSGLGIADPIATNDTPEGRTQNRRVEFAITANDKMVNDAKAEAGK, encoded by the coding sequence ATGAGAAAGATAACAGTATTTGGTTTAAGTAGTTTACTTGTATTAACTAGTTTTTTTACAAGTTGTGACTCTGTAAAAAACGCAAATAATACTCAAAAAGGAGCCGGAATCGGAGTGGTTGCAGGTGGAATTATTGGTGGTATTTTAGGTAACAATTTGGGACGCGGAGGAAATGCTGCACTGGGAGCTGCTATTGGAGCTGCTGTTGGTGGTGGAACCGGAGCTCTTATTGGAAATAAAATGGACAAACAAGCTCGTGAAATCGACCAAGCGTTGCCGGGTGCAGATGTAGAAAGAGTAGGAGAAGGAATTCACTTAACTTTAAACGAAAATGCAGTTCGTTTTGATACTAATAAATCAACATTGACCGCTCAGGCAAAAGCAAATCTGGACAAATTAGTTCCTGTATTTAATGAGTATGGCGATACTAATATTGAGATCTTTGGTTATACAGACAGCACTGGGAAACCAGAGTACAATTTGACACTTTCAGGACAAAGAGCGGCATCTGTTAGAACTTATTTAGTTTCTAAAGGAATTAAATCAACTCGTTTTAAAACTTCAGGTTTAGGAATAGCTGATCCGATCGCAACAAATGATACTCCGGAAGGAAGAACTCAAAACCGTCGTGTTGAATTTGCTATTACTGCAAACGATAAAATGGTAAATGATGCAAAAGCAGAAGCTGGAAAATAA
- a CDS encoding lipocalin family protein: protein MKKIIFICMIATMVFACKSASSSTASTEAPTLSTKLDRPTQVAIKGNWVLTNVSYPGSDYIKVNSFDLADSKCFIGSTWNFISNNNKGTMALTAPSCTAFTSPIVWSINNQGLFVLKIVEPGTKSKNVKSGYLLKVAGLTDNSFQLIDNINVGGQTKDVTYQFQRAN from the coding sequence ATGAAGAAAATTATTTTTATTTGCATGATTGCCACGATGGTGTTTGCGTGTAAATCAGCTTCGTCTTCAACAGCTTCAACGGAAGCACCAACACTTTCAACTAAACTTGACAGACCTACTCAGGTAGCTATTAAAGGGAATTGGGTACTAACCAACGTATCTTATCCGGGTTCTGATTATATTAAAGTAAACTCATTTGATCTTGCTGATTCAAAATGTTTTATTGGAAGTACCTGGAATTTTATTTCAAACAATAATAAAGGAACGATGGCACTAACAGCTCCAAGCTGTACTGCATTTACATCTCCAATTGTTTGGAGTATTAACAATCAAGGGCTTTTCGTACTTAAAATTGTAGAGCCTGGAACAAAATCAAAAAATGTTAAATCTGGGTATTTACTAAAAGTAGCAGGTTTGACAGATAATTCCTTTCAGCTGATTGATAACATTAATGTTGGTGGACAAACGAAAGATGTAACGTACCAATTTCAAAGAGCAAATTAA